The Lycium barbarum isolate Lr01 chromosome 10, ASM1917538v2, whole genome shotgun sequence genome includes a region encoding these proteins:
- the LOC132613049 gene encoding uncharacterized protein LOC132613049 produces MEDEALGAFKWSHWRAFKLWENAWEKKSRVQDPRRFNSIDFRHTLRAQNEFVDALATIASMIQHPERTYIDPLEIMLREEQAHCTYVEDEPDGRPWYTDIKAYLEKREYPLENSANQKKTIRRLANGFFLNKEVLYKKTPDLGLLRCVDAIAKRSACDGMQTPHDSICPC; encoded by the exons ATGGAGGATGAAGCTTTAGGAGCATTTAAATGGAGTCATTGGAGGGCCTTCAAGCTATGGGAGAATGCATGGGAGAAGAAGTCAAGAGTCCAAGACCCAAG AAGATTCAATAGTATTGACTTCAGGCATACTCTAAGGGCTCAGAATGAGTTCGTAGACGCATTGGCCACAATAGCGTCTATGATCCAACACCCTGAGAGAACCTACATTGATCCGTTAGAGATCATGCTGAGAGAAGAGCAGGCTCACTGCACCTATGTAGAGGACGAGCCAGATGGCCGACCATGGTACACTGACATTAAGGCCTACCTGGAAAAAAGGGAGTATCCCCTAGAGAATTCAGCAAATCAGAAGAAGACCATCAGGAGATTGGCCAATGGTTTCTTCTTGAACAAGGAAGTACTATACAAAAAGACCCCTGATCTCGGGTTGCTCAGATGCGTGGACGCCATTGCTAAAAGAAGTGCATGCGACGGCATGCAGACCCCACATGATTCGATTTGCCCTTGCTAA